ATTCTTTTACAGTGTTTTAATATCTGACAGTAGTGTGCCCTTGTGTGGTGGTGATATTGGGCCTGATAAGTGAAGTTGGGAGTAATTCTACTCCTCTTGTTGTTGCAAGGTTGCTGAAATTATGGATGTAGTGGAGACGGCAAAGGTTTATCAGCTTGGGACCACACGAACGAACAAGGGACTACAATTGAGGTAGGTGTATTGTCAGAAAACAAGTTTTTACATATATTAAAATCAGGAATCAGTTAATGAACCTTCTCATTTGTTCCTGCTCCCTTtctgttgtgtattttctcAGGCATGGCGGCGACACGCGGGTTTTCAGGCTTGAGTTTGTATCAAATCAGGAATTCACCGAAAGCGAGTTCATGAAGTGGAAAGAAGCAGTAAGTGGAATTAAAAAGAGGAACAATTTAAATCTGCAAAATCTATACAGTGAGATTAAGAAGGAACCTGTGTGTtgatttttctcttttgcaGATGATCGTTGCCACGATGCAGGTCCCAACTCTTGATGAAGTCACCAAAAAGGAGCAGTCCATCAAAGAAGCAATGAACCACAAATTCAACGACAAAGACATAGaggatgtgagtgtgtttctttaAAACGTGTTGCCTGGGTTTCctcctgcatcacacacacagagagaaataaacaagTGTTTCTTCTGTCGTGACTTTCTGCAGATCGTGAAAGAGAAGGACCGATTCCGAAAAGCTCCATCGAACTATGCCATGAAGAAAACGCAGTTATTCAAAGATAAGGTAAAAGAAATCAGTGgagagttgtgtttttttcaggcACTGGAAAATGATAATCAAAAGAAGGTGTGTCAGACTCTGACTGTTTGTTCCTGTGGATTTGTTTGGATTCCAGGCCATGGCAGAAGAGAGCGGGGACGGAGACAAGGTGAAGGTGATCCAGGACGAGCTGAACGTGCTGGAGGAGAGGGCGGAAGCTCTCGACAGACAGAGGACCAAGAACATCTCTGCCATCAGGTACATGAGCAACACCGATTATCTTCTTTCTGATTCAACATGTAGTAGATTGTGGATTCAGTTTCATGTTTCAGAAGATCATTGTGTAGAATTTAccttatttttgaaataatctGTCCTTAACAGAACCAAAGCTAATGTTTTGTTGTGACTTAATCAAGTATACTTGTATTCACCCTCAAGCTACATTAACCAGAGGAACAGAAGCTGGAACATCGTTGAGTCGGAGAAAGCTCTCGTGGTAAGTCCCGGTCTCTTTTGACACCTTTATCAACCACATCTGTTTTGTTCCCTACGAGAAGTTTTATTATTAAGTCGGGAATAATGAAAATGTAGGAATTGATTGTTAAAATAAGTAGTTTTCAAACCTGCCACCTTTTTGAATGTAGACAAACCcaatcaaatgtttgtgtttttatatttttgatgCAGTTTTGGTCATCGTAAAGTTGGTCTTGTTATAACTCAGATTTTTATTATATCTCTATTCTGTCACAGGCTGAAGGACAACTCCAAAAAAACCAGCAAATGGACCCTTTCACCAGAAGACAGTGCAAACCCACCATGGTGTCAAACGTAAGGTTTCCACAATGATTTGTTTGTACCAGAAACTCTCAATCTAGATTTCTCTCCCCCTCTAATCTGGTGTTTCGTTCCTCCCGGCTCCTCCAGGCCCGAGACCCGTCGGTCCATGCAGCTATTCTCGCTCATCTCAACCAGAAGTACGGCTCCGGGTCAGCAACAGATCTTAATAACGGTGCTGAGCTTAACGCACTGGTAAGCCGAgcacttcctctcccctcccatGTTCACTTCTTTACCTCCGTCAAGGTTGTTAGGTTTTCAATGCTGTTAGCAGGttatacaaaaactactcaaccagTTTTATTGAAACATTCTGGAAGCGTGTTGATGGGCAAAGGAAAAACCACAGATTCCCTCAGATTGCTGTTTCTTTTAACATTGCCTAATGGGTAATCGAATTTTTTGTGAAtctcaagaaaaaaaatgcagagatcttaattaaataaaaaaataaggcaTATGCAAAGCAATAATATCTATGATTCTGTGAAATTGGAAGCAAACTGTTTTACTTTAAGCTGTGGAACAAACCCATGTGAAGCAGAAAATAACTAGTTTTGTTGAAGGAAATGTTCCTGCACAAGCCATCTTAGTTCTGTCTTCTCCACCCAGAGGAGCTCAAACATCTTTTGCTTGTTTCTCTATTAAAGGGACAAGTAATCACGAAAGATAAAGACGGCCCCAAGCCAAACACTGACCTCTCAGAGGACTTGTTTAAAGTTCACGACTTTGACGTCAAGATCGACCTCCAGGTTCCCAATGCAGGTGAGATATCATTTATTCTCCTTCGTATTAAAAATTGGCTGTTGGCGTAAGTTGTATCAATTTAGCAGATATTATAAATTTTGCATTTTTGCTGTGCAGAGGCAAAGTCTCTGTCTGTGAGCTCCAATGCGCTGCCAGTGAAGGACGGCGCCCCCCGCAGGTCTCTTAACCTGGAGGACtacaagaagaggagggggctgATCTAATGTGGCCAGCCATCATTCAGAAACCACATTGCATGTGTAAttggctgtgtgtgagtgagtgaatgagagAGTTTTTGtgaatgagagtgtgtgtgtgtctgtgtgtgtgaatgttgatGCAGCAGAGTGTCTATCCAAACAGAGGAAATACTGATTAAAGCGATGACACCATTTCTCTCAAAGGATCTCTCAGAAGAAACCTGCCCAGAAATTGGTTGTTCTGTTATTTTTCGCGTTATCAAACAAAAACTCTTATattgagttgtgtttttttatgtatttaactcctctccccctcttttgGATCGTCTGGAGTCCACTCCcgtttattgtttttgttctctCATAAGGACTTGGCGATTGTGGATTATTACCTTGAACAAGAAGGACACTATTTTAGAAGACTTAGATTGTGGAGGCTTTTTTGAAATTGGAGTTGACGAGCAATGAACGAATTACTGTTGTAaatgtacccccccccctcccccccaactGTGTGATCATCTGCCGTTGCAGTCCATCCTAAATTTGAGTAGCCTCTTGTATTTTTGCGGAGTGTAGATGATCACCATCTCTGACTGGACAGTGACGCAGCCTCTACACGGCCAATATGGAAAGTTCAGTACATGTCTGCTGGACATTTGTCCATTTTTAAGTCTTTGAACCAGCCCATTTTGAGAGCAACCCTTTTCTATGGCTGACCAGGTTATAAAAGTGTTTCTTCATTTCTGTCCACAACCCCACGGTTGGTTGTTCATTGGATAAGTCCCTCGCCCGTAACCCCGGAGAAGATTCTACGTGTTATCGACTGTGTCCATAGTCAGTTCCTGTATTGATGTGGCATGCCTTGTAAATATGCATTTTGGAGTGAGTGCGAAAATAAAGAGGCACTGTTTCATAACCtcagtgtctttttttttttttttttttttttttacattttttatattttaaggtgataTTGCAGCAACACAAGAAATCTGCTGTGCTAGTTTATCATTTATTATGGCAGCATTCAATAAAAATTCCAGACTGCAGTtacctgattttattttttacacatgtaatgaaataaattttgtgtatgtttgtttaaatcTAAGTGTACTTCACGACAGGCCATGTTGCATTTATTAGAAACAAGGGTTGTTCTCATCGGCATCTTGAACTTACAATACAACTTAATtcttattcaaatatattttacacaatTCTAAAATAAAAGCAGGTGTATATACAAAAAGGTCTAGTACTTATTCTACCACTGGTACttccatttaatgttttttttaaagaacaatactttttttataGGATTTGTAAAGGTCtgagttattttatttcactcacACTCATGCAATAAATTGTAAATAACTTATCAGCGGTGGAGGAGAAGAATTACCAGTAAAACTCCTCCCTTTAAAACTCACTTTAGATAAAGTACATTTCTAGAATAATCCActgtatattataataatagatTATAACTATTGATGTATTCATGTGTAAATCTGGTGAAGTTGGGGGTATTTCTGATTTATTTGTGGAATGGTATGATGGACATTTTCACCCTGAGGATCAATAAACTTATCTTGACCTGTAATTATGCATcaccatttatttgtttattagaATCTTGTGATTTTATTTCCAGGAGCAGACAAACAAGCCGGAGGCAGTGGTTCATTTCTGATCAGGCGCTTCAGAGGTCACTCTGTTGTGGGGTCCTTCCCCAGCAGCGCTTCCTGGTCCACGTAGAGAGAAGATCATCAACATCCTCTGGTGACAGATGATGAAACTGGGCCGTGCTGATCCGAACTGGTTTAATTCTCCGGCTCCACCCGTCACTTCTCGGCTATAGCCGGAGCAGCTGAGTCATTCTGGGGCTTGAAGGTCGTTTGAAACGGTGCGTGAGGGGCTCGAATCCCAGTGAGCAGCTAGCTCGTTAGCTTTAGCATCGCTCCAGCTTGTGTTAAAGCTGCTGTGTTTATGACGTTGACGCGAGCTCAGCCCCTTTGTTTACTATGTGGCCgagtcacaaacaacatgttgtgtgttgctgATTATTTGTTTAGCTCAATATCCGGTGTTGACGCTGTTGGAGGTCGTGTTAGCATCATAGCTgagaaggagctgtgtggttttcagtCCTCAGTGCTAAGAATGACTGGAAGATTATTCATTTAAACCATGattcttaataaaaatataatcataACATTAACAATAAGTCCCCTTGTTAATTTAAAGGGCTACAATCTGCTGTCTAAAGGAGAGACTGGGATGGGATAGGTCTTAAGGTCCAAATCATTATTTAGCAGCACTCAGACCAAATCACATGTTTCCTGGTGTTCCACAGATTTCTTTTAAATGCCTGGAGGTAAAAGGTAGATtgttaaatacagtaaaatataatcaaaagcTCTCACAGCGTGTCTAGCATATGCATAAAGGGATTATAACCTTTGTTTATTCTGGGTAGGAACACcctgatcacacacactcacacacggaaGCTGCCCGGATCTGTACAGCCACTGTGTGATCTGTCGGCCACTAGAGAAATTATTAGGAATAAGTGTTTTGCTGTTGGGAATAATGACGTAGGTGTAAATGCTCCATTACTTTCCCTGGAGAGATTTATTCTCCTGGACGCGCCATCGGACTCACGAGCCTTACACCGCCTCTACCCTTAGTTATCTACGGAAACCAAATCTTGTGAAAGATCTCACttaaatgattatttaaattaattagtTTTGTCCATGTACATATGTGAAATGTTTAATCCTCCAGCTGTGTTGTTGTTCCTGACGTTAGGATGCAAAATGTCTTGGTTTGCTGACTTGGCTGGGAAAGCTGAAGACTTCCTGAACAAGGTGGACCAGGGAGCCGCCACGGCCCTGAGCCTCGAGCAGGCAACAGCTGCTTCCTTCTCATCACAGTATGAAGGAGAATCATCGGTCAAACCCGACTACAACACCTCAGGGTATAAGACCGACGCAGCTGTGACACATCACACCTATGCATCCTCCCATGATGCATCAGGCTTCATCTCTGCAGCGGCTGGCAACATCAAGCGGTCCAATACAGCCAGCATGGCCCTCTCGGGTTCGGGCAGCAGCGCTCACAACTCTGCCAAGACCTCGTCTGGCTTCGTGAGGCCCAGGAAGAGCGAGCAGGATGTGGACGACGACATGCTCTTTGACTTTCTGAACAGTTTGGACCCTCCAGCCAGCAATAGGGGGGATTCTAGAAGGGAGCTTGTGACGGTGGCAGTTACTGAGGCACAAGACCCTACACCCCCCTCTTCCACCCCTCATTCACTCCCCTCAGCCCCACCCACGCCCCCCTCAACCCACGGCGTATCCAGGGCCTCCAGCATGAGCTCGCTGTCCGCTCACAGcatgaaaacatcagaggagaacTCTGCTAAAGAGCAAAGACCAGGTATGATCAACAAGACTTTACGTGTTAGAGTTGTTATCTTATTATTTTCTGGATAGATGGAAAAGTTTCAACACTTTTTGAAGCATTTATGGCtggatgttttttgtgtgtgttctctctttaCACTTACTCTgctgctcacagacacacctgAGGGTTCAGACTCGGACTTGGCTGTGCCCCAGGACATCCTCAGCAGGCAGGAGCCTCCTCCCCCCACAGAGGAGCCACAGAGTCAGATCCTGTCCAGTCTGCGTCTGGAGAACCAGCTCCTGCGCAGCGAGGTGGCCTCCCTCAACCAGGAGATGGCTTCAGTCATCCAGAGAGCAAAAGACCTGCAAGACGGCAAGAGAACTGTTAAATTAGGAATAATGATGACATAGATTTCTGCACGTCTGCCTCCTTATTGACTAAGTTGTTTTTCTACTCTTGCAGAATTGAACCAGGCCCGAATGCGTGCGGACCGGTGGAACTCGGAGCAGTCGCACACTGACCGCACTTTACGGGAACACCGGTCACAAGTTGAGGATCTGGCGGAGGCTCTTTCAGCCAAAGACGGTCAACTGGCTGTGCTGAAAATCCGACTTGATGAAGCTGATCAGATGCTGAAGTCCCGCAGTGTTGCACTAGAAGAGGCACAGAAGGAAAGATCAAGGTAAACTTGTTTGAATAGATAAGATTTAGTTCTTGAAGAAATTAGATATAATATTAcagttgttttgctttttagAATTATGACGGACCACTCCGAAGGGAACAGCATGCAGTCCCAAGCTCTTGAGACGATACAGGAGAGGCTGCGAGAGGCGGACCTGACTGTCAGGAGGGAACAGGACAGCTACCGGCAGATGCAGGTACGGAAAGTTCTGCTTTGCCTTAACTTTGCTCATAAATGCGAGACTTTATCAAACCTATTGCGTTTCTTTAGAATGAGTATGCCGGTCGACTGTCCAAGCTGGAGGCTGAGAGGCAGACCCTCGCAGAGACGGTGACGGCAGCAGAGCgacgagctgcagaggagaagctCAGGGTGGACGACCTCCAACAGCAGCTGAAAAGTgccaaagcagcagcagagtttgcGAGGCAGGAGTTACAAGACTACAAGCACAAGGCTTCACGCATCTTACAAGTAAGACTGATAGAGGCCCTCTGGAAAATCATCTTTGTCATAGGGAGCATCAGCGCTAATTTGAAATTAACCTAACAAAATGTACTGTGTATCCAAGAATCCGTCATCTTTTGAACAGATTTTGAATgatgttgttaatgttgtttttctagtcCAAAGAGAAGTTAATCAGCAGTTTGAAGGAAGGATCTGGTTTGGACACTCTGGACGGCAGCGGGACAATggttctggagctggaggagctgcgtCACGAGAAGGAGATGCAGAAGGAGGACATCCAGAAACTACAAGCGCGAGTGCACACGCATCGAATGGAAATACAGGTGAGACGCTGTAAATGGCAGGAAAAATAGAAATGATCTTGGTGCTGTGTAGAAAACCTTTGTGATGTTGGTCACTCAGTTGTTCAGCTGAGTCGTGTGTTTCTCTCGCAGGATTTGGAGAATCAGGCGCTGGGGGAGGCAGAGGCCTGGAGGGAGCAGCAGATGCAGTTACAGGAGCAACAAGCTTTCCAGAACCGAGTTAAACAGGAGAATGACGCTGAGATCGAGCGCTATAAACAGGTAAGGTTATTCataaatatctataaataaaaaaaatataaatcctCTCCGATCTCTATTTTCTTGAGAGATACGtatttgtgattttgtttttgtatttttacttaaatCCTAGGAGCTGCAGTACTTAGAGGAGGAGCAGCATAGAGCCAAAACTTCTCTGCAAAGTCGAATAAAAGACAGAGAAGATGAAATCCAGAAACTCAGGAACCAGGTCAGTCTATTATCAAAAATGAAAGTTTTACCTATTTGGCCATCACAGGATGCCAAACATATATAAACCTCCACCTTTAATACATTTATCTGCTTTGACGAACCATGTCCTGGTCTGTGTTTACTCTTCCAGTTGACCAACAAGACTCTCAGCACCAGCAGCCAAACTGAGCTGGAGAATCGCCTCCACCAGCTGACGGAGACGCTGATCCAGAAGCAGACGATGCTCGAGGCTCTGGGCACAGAAAAGAGCTCCCTGGTGTTCCAGATGGAGcgtctggagcagcagctgaagaacGCTCAGGGAGGACAGAGCGGAGGGTCGGCCATCAACATGAGCAGCTTAGAGGCAGCCGGACCAGGTCAgagttatttattgtttgttattattagaCTTTAATGTCACTCCACTGTTTACTCATGATTCCTTCTCTGTGTTTTGGTAATTTCAGGAGCACGACAAAGAAACACACCAGTCCTCTTTAGTGATCAGGACAGTCCAGGAATGTACGGACAAGTACGTAAGGCAGCCAGCACCATCGACCGTTTCAGGTAAAACCTTTTTTTCGTCAATTTTTTACTATAGTtgccatagactgtacataaagatctGCTAGGCGACATCGACGGGACCTTGATAGGCTCCACACCACAATTCCCACAAATAAGACTTTGGCTCcagaaaacatcatcagtgcaagatggcagcgttctaATCCTGGATAGTtgggcttaatttctggatgtgggaggaggtggagacacctcattcatctttattcacagtttaGAGTAATTGCATTGTTTTCTATTGTGAAATAATTTCCCCAGTGATGAATAGAGACTTTTGTCATTTCAGTATCAGACTGGGAATCTTCTTGAGGCGTTACCCGATGGCCAGATTGTTTGTTATCGTGTACATGGTGAGTATTTATTGGGGAAATGGGATTTAATTGTTCCATCCTGATTGAAACCGgttaataaaagaaataaacaacctttaatttatttctttacaGGCAATACTGCATCTGTGGGTCATGATTGTTCTTCTGACGTACACACCAGAAATGCACCAAGGTCATCCTGGCGAAAGATAGAAGGCGTGAACGTTATATTTGGgattttaaagatgtttctcTCTATTGCCGTCGATGTAAGGATGGTACAAGCTGCTGGACGATGGGCTCTGAGACCTCACTCTCCCTGTTTTGCACAGAAATGCGATGAATTAAAGacatttcctcttctcctcctcttcttcattacTGTAGTTCCAACTGAAGATTGATAGCTGACAGCTGCATTAAGTTTGAAAGGAATACCAGAGTGATATATTGTATTGTTTATCTGCTGAATGGGTCATTAAATGATGACTTCCTTTCCCCTCCTGGTTTCAGACATCTATTCTCTTCAGAGATTGTATTTAACactatgtaaaaaaaacagagaatcTTTTAATAAAGATGTTAGTGACAAAGCCTGGTTTCTTTCTGAGGTTTTAAATTCAATAATGTTGCTTTTACTCAAAAAAAGAAGGTGTTGAGTTTGAGTTTGGAGTTCCAGCTCTCACCCCCTTGTTAGCATTGTTGCCTCACACCAGGAAGGTTCTGGGATTGAATCTGGGTCCAGGCCCTTTTATGTGGGGTTTTCATGTTCTCCCCGTGATCATCCACAGTACCGGGCAACTTAAATTATAAACTAATTGTAGTTTAAAAACTGTAATAGAGTGTAGCAAGTATATATGAAGTAGCAGAAAATGAAATCAATTGATTTTGTTACTTCTATGGGATCTGTATCAACACTGACTGGGACCAATGCCTGAtcctaatgataataataatgctaaACGTAATTTCTGAGCTTCTGGTCAGGGGGCCGATGTGAATTGAGGTCAGGTGGAGGTCAGGGTTTGGCTTGAACTGGTCAGGGTTAAACTTGTGGATAAGGAtttggtgtgagtgtgtgtgtgtgtgtgtgtgtattaaactgtaaaataaaatatttaaaagaggTCAAAACCACTGAGTTGTTTACAGTTCCATTCATGATTCACtcattaaatataataacagtaataacaCGACATAAATATTCCTTTGAATTATGACCACtttcactgcaggagtggagtttgtttgtttacggctcagcatcaaaggattcatcgtccatgtatgtccgcgttacagaacattgtgttttattggcatgtaatcaaactttgacgccacgccacggtcacaacGTGTGACAAAAAATCAATCCCTCAATCAGTTttaatctccgtcttgttgtgatgacactcatttaaatttgaagttgatccgatgaaagccctggtgcaagtacatcaaaataaaaatgtggaatatggccaaaatagccactaaatgcaaaatagcaggattcctgttgtgtttttccaattgcacctaaagacttttttgtttgtctggtcatgatacacctgtatatcgatttttgtgaagatcaaTCAATGTGAACTCGGTCCAGGGGTCtcagggggcaccgttgagccattttgcgacgcacattgaaaattccttcagaatacgtaaattttcaccactttctaactttctgcaaattttggtaagaatttgagcatgataaagccctcaaaaagccaattcatttgcctgaataatagtaatccttacaatttcaatagggcctcacctgacctttgatgtcactgctcgggccctaataataacagcaacaataataggattattattagcattattattatatttatcattatcattattagcaTTATTACTAACATAAGTGTGGGTTTAGAATGTTCCTGACTCCCAGCTCAGGCTCCTGAACGCCCCGTGATGTTGTTGGTCCTCCAGCATCCCACAATGCATCCCACAATGCACCGGGCCTGTCCACGTCACAGCTGACAGCCTGACAGTGGAGACAGTAATGGCTGCGGTCGAGGTGGCACTTTGTGGACGTCGCGTTGCTCCGCTTCGGTAGAAACACACCCGCTGGAACCAGGGACCCGGGCTTCCACCCGAGCACCTGCAGCCGAGGTTCGAGCTCCGTGACCCGGGGGTGGAGATGTCGCTGAAGCCGCTCGTCCGGACCGGTTCCTCCGGGCTCAGCTGCTGTTAGCCGGCGGCTCTCAGctctcagctctcagctcgGACACTCGGTTCTTTCCCCCGGGTGGTGGAACTCAAAGTCCCCGGTGTGTCCCTCTGGAGGTCCGCGGTCCCAGCGGAGCTCCATGACCGAGCTGCCCGCTCCAAGCTAGGCTAGCTCCGCCTCGCCTTGCCCggcctgctgctgtgttttccctGGGTGAGTTGTCCCTGAACCCGCCGGAGGATGTCGTCCTGGCTGGGGGGGCTGGGCTCCGGCCTCGGCCAGTCGCTGGGTCAGGTCGGCGGGAGCCTGACGTCCCTCACCGGCCAGATATCCACCTTCACCAAGGACATGCTGCTGGAGGGGGTGGAGGAACACGGAGGTGAGTCGGTGCTGGTGATGAAGCTTCTTTagttccctgtgtgttgtttcataAACATATTTGATGTTTTCTCCTCAATAAATCAGTTGTTGTCAAGTGTTAAAACCAAGACTTTAGTAAACAGCTGTCACCATGAAGAGCAGGTGAAGATTCGTCATAATAATGGTGAAAATCTACAGCTCCAAACATGTTATTTCAATTAAACTGttcatattattagatattcaACACACTCATTACTTCCTCTAAGTTTAAAGACCGATGTGAGGgaatgttgtggttttaaactcttattTTCTAAGGTATAACATTAAGATCAATTGTAATcatgcagcagctgttgttgttAATGTTTACCTATTTATGAAATTGACTTTGAGATAGTTGTTGtcacatgaatacaaacaaaaacaagattatAAACAAAGATAGAGCCGATGTAAGGTTTCTTACTAAAACATACTTAACTCTTCATAATGAAACTTTTGTTATCAACAGTCACAGGATCATTAGTACTGTAAATATTGTCTGACTGGTGACAGTGatatacattttcatatcaGTCAACTCGATATCCATACTTATCACAATAGACATCCAATTATTAATTTCTTTTAAGTATAGATACAGATTTTTGCTCATGCTTGGGGTTTGTGGGTTTAAATTCTTCGCCCAGGCCCTAGTTCGACTTCATGTTTTTTATCCACATCATCATTTAGTAAACCAGACTCTGGGTTTAATCCTAATTATACACTTGAGTTATATTTTATGAACATGTCCAGTAGCTGTTGTATTATAAAACTaagctttttcttcttcaaacaATAGTTTTTCTATTTCACTAAACTTAGGCGGAGCTGCCACGATGAGAAgcaaatttataaataaatgctcACTCTTCACAATGAGAAAACTGTTAATTTGCATGAAATATTATGTTATGAACAGAATATGTGAAAACTGTTCCGTATGTACTGCACTTATTTGCCGGCTGGTGACATAGAATCTGCCTTTAAAATATTTCCAGTGGTGGATCATGAAAATTCCACTTAGATATACAGAAAGCACGAAAAGCAGATGTCATCACTAAAGTAGCCACAGCAccaaaaagaagagaaactgGAATTTAGGGAGAAACTAGAGGAACAGTTGCTCCTCCTGTAAACAAGAGAAGCGTTAAAAATCCTTCCCTCTTTCATTCATCATCAGTCGAGCTGCAGGAAAcagtttattccagttttaaaagagagagagagagagagagagagagagctcttgATCATGTCTGACCGCAGGATTGTAATCGTGATTTCTGGTTTCCTGTCACCACTTTAAAATCAAGTGTTTAGAAAACAGCAAACAGACGACAAGTGATAAAGCAAAGAGAACTTTGGCCACAGATCTCCAACTCACAGCTCCagtcaaaaaaaacatttcattcttaTCTCCGTGGGCTGCATGATAAGGCCACAAAATGAATCATAATCACAAtgtattattgattattttaagtttaaaggcTGTTTGCTCCTGAGGGGTCATTGTGGTTTCAAACCCACTCTTTTAAGTTAACTCTGAAGAGAAGACATCAACTTATATGTGTTAACGGGAAGGCCAcagttcagtttgtgttgtgatgaatgTTGTGTGTTCGACTGAGCCTTTTTCAGCTGTTAAGATCAAGTAGCTCAGACAAGATCGCTGGGAATCTTAGCCTGCTCAGCTGTGCATGTTTGGTTGTCATGTGAGACAGAGCTAACCagatctgtgagtgtgtgtgtgtgtgtgtgggagtgtgtgagtgtgtgtgtttctgtgtgtgtgagtgagtctgttAGAGTGAGTCTGTTATTATCTCTTGAATGTGCCATTGGTGGAAAAACAGAAtagcttttattgtttttaaattattatacaAAATAATCCCGATCCTTCTGGAAAATGTTCCGTGTTCA
This Limanda limanda chromosome 12, fLimLim1.1, whole genome shotgun sequence DNA region includes the following protein-coding sequences:
- the golga5 gene encoding golgin subfamily A member 5; the protein is MSWFADLAGKAEDFLNKVDQGAATALSLEQATAASFSSQYEGESSVKPDYNTSGYKTDAAVTHHTYASSHDASGFISAAAGNIKRSNTASMALSGSGSSAHNSAKTSSGFVRPRKSEQDVDDDMLFDFLNSLDPPASNRGDSRRELVTVAVTEAQDPTPPSSTPHSLPSAPPTPPSTHGVSRASSMSSLSAHSMKTSEENSAKEQRPDTPEGSDSDLAVPQDILSRQEPPPPTEEPQSQILSSLRLENQLLRSEVASLNQEMASVIQRAKDLQDELNQARMRADRWNSEQSHTDRTLREHRSQVEDLAEALSAKDGQLAVLKIRLDEADQMLKSRSVALEEAQKERSRIMTDHSEGNSMQSQALETIQERLREADLTVRREQDSYRQMQNEYAGRLSKLEAERQTLAETVTAAERRAAEEKLRVDDLQQQLKSAKAAAEFARQELQDYKHKASRILQSKEKLISSLKEGSGLDTLDGSGTMVLELEELRHEKEMQKEDIQKLQARVHTHRMEIQDLENQALGEAEAWREQQMQLQEQQAFQNRVKQENDAEIERYKQELQYLEEEQHRAKTSLQSRIKDREDEIQKLRNQLTNKTLSTSSQTELENRLHQLTETLIQKQTMLEALGTEKSSLVFQMERLEQQLKNAQGGQSGGSAINMSSLEAAGPGARQRNTPVLFSDQDSPGMYGQVRKAASTIDRFSIRLGIFLRRYPMARLFVIVYMAILHLWVMIVLLTYTPEMHQGHPGER